A portion of the Choristoneura fumiferana chromosome 6, NRCan_CFum_1, whole genome shotgun sequence genome contains these proteins:
- the LOC141428591 gene encoding LOW QUALITY PROTEIN: DNA-directed RNA polymerase III subunit RPC6-like (The sequence of the model RefSeq protein was modified relative to this genomic sequence to represent the inferred CDS: inserted 3 bases in 3 codons), which translates to MSANKSEEAIKEKILNVAKKXPKGVSDKDIISAVPEXSSSELVAAINSLLQQGYFDLFNQGGSLTYRIKTQTNKTAVKGADNEEKVVYNLIEEAGNKGIWIRDIRVRSNLANTQLTKVLKSLESKKVIKAVKCVNASKKKVYMLFNLEPDRSISGGAWYQDQDFESEFVDILNRQCLRFLQQRADKIKNNPRXPIVGRTQSYATGAEVHKYITDLGISNVTLDVEDVITILNTLVYDGKAESSMYPDGSKVFRAIESLLPPPGLVQVPCGVCPLIHKCYSTGLITPQECTYMSEWLE; encoded by the exons atgagtGCGAATAAATCAGAAGAGGCAATCAAGGAAAAGATTTTAAATGTAGCGAAGA AACCAAAAGGTGTATCAGACAAAGATATCATATCCGCCGTGCCAG TATCGTCGTCAGAGTTGGTGGCGGCGATAAACTCCCTGCTACAGCAGGGATATTTCGACCTATTTAACCAAGGCGGTTCGTTAACTTACAG G attaaaacccaaacaaataaaacagCCGTAAAAGGTGCAGACAATGAGGAGAAAGTTGTTTATAATCTAATAGAAGAGGCAGGCAATAAAGGGATATGGATCCGTGACATCCGAGTGCGTTCTAACCTCGCCAACACTCAACTTACAAAGGTCCTGAAAAGCCTGGAGAGCAAGAAAGTTATTAAGGCGGTAAAATGTGTCAAC gCTTCAAAGAAGAAAGTTTACATGCTCTTTAACTTAGAGCCAGACCGCTCAATTTCTGGAGGCGCATGGTACCAGGACCAAGATTTTGAGTCAGAGTTTGTGGATATTCTTAACCGCCAATGCCTTAGGTTCCTACAGCAGCGGGCTGACAAAATAAAGAACAACCCTC GGCCAATTGTTGGTAGGACCCAGTCATATGCTACTGGTGCTGAGGTCCATAAATATATAACTGATTTAGGAATAAGTAAT GTAACACTAGATGTAGAAGATGTTATAACAATTTTGAATACACTAGTATATGATGGTAAAGCTGAGAGCAGCATGTACCCAGATGGCAGCAAGGTCTTTAGAGCAATTGAATCTCTGCTGCCTCCCCCAGGACTCGTGCAAGTGCCTTGCGGCGTGTGCCCTCTTATCCACAAGTGTTATTCTACAGGTCTAATAACACCACAAGAATGTACCTATATGAGTGAATGgctagaataa